The Flavobacteriales bacterium genome contains the following window.
GAGCAGCGCATCGATGAAGCCGACATCGTCCACGTTGTTGTTCATGGCGTAGCCGCAGCACCCGCCCGCGTTCCAGGTGCGGATGTTGAGCGGACTGGCCACGCCATCTGGGTACACCACGATGAAGCCTTCCTGCTCGGCCTTGTCGCTCAACAGCGATTGCGTTTCCAGCTGTGGGCCGCTGCCGAAACCGCCGTGCATGGCGATCACCAACGGCAATTGGGCCGATCCGTCGTACACCGAAGGCAATCGCACGGTGTATGTGCGTTGGAGGCCACCCACGAGGATGCTGTCCGGTTGAGCGGATAGCTGTAGCGCACAGAGCCCGAAGATGAACGTGGAAAGTCTAAGCATGTGGAAGTTCTTACCGGTTGGGACGTGCACGAGAGGAAAAGGTTCAACGATCCCGGTCGGGTCAGGCCTGCATCCTCTTCTTGGCCTCAATGGCCCACAGTAGCTCATCCATGAAGGCCTTGGTGCGCTTGGCCCATCCCTCGGGGTCGGCGGGCGTGCCGTCCTCACCGAAGGCTTCCTGCACCTTGGGCACGGGCAGCATGGCGGGCACCACCCAGCCTTTGATCTTCCAGAGGGCGAACACGAGCGAGGTGATGCACTGCATGCCGCCGAAGGCACCACCGCTCACGGTGCTGATGGCGATGGGCTTCTTGGCCCAATCGTCGGTGAGCAGGTCCAGCACGTTCTTCAGGCTGGCGGGTGCGCTCCCGTTGTACTCGGGGGTTACGATCACCACGCCATCGGCCTTGCGGATGCGCTCCGCGAAATCGACAACGCTAGCGGCCGGTTCCTTCATGTTCTTGATGCGCTCATCGAAGAGCGGGAAGTTGAACGCGAGCAGATCGAGCATATCCACGGTGTGGCCGCTCTGCTCGATGGTGCGTTGGAGATGAAGGGCCACGCGGTGGCTCTTACGACCGGTGCGCACGCTGGCGCTGATGAGGGCGATGTGTGCCATGTTCAGTTGTTCGTTCGTGATGTTGATCTGGTCCCCGTTCACACCAACCTTCCTGCCAGCCACTTCAGTTGCAGCTCCGCCAGCTTCGCCTCGTAGCGCGCCACCAGCAAGCGCTGTTCAGCATTCACCAGACCAAGCTGCACATCGCGCAACTCCACGGCGGAGATGGAGCCGATGCGATAGCTCTCCAGTGCCACATCGCTCTGCGTGCGCGCACCGGTGAGGTTCTGCTCTTCCAGGGCCACGCGCTGGTTGGCAGTGGTGTAGGTCGTCCACGCGTTAAGGATGCTCTCCTCCAAATTGAGTTCCGCCTGTTGGGTGGTGAGCGCGGCCTGCTCGCGGCTCAATTTGGCCACTTCCATCGCACTGCGCGCCTGGAAGCCGCGGAACAACGGGATGCTCAAGCGCGCGCCGTAATCCGGACCGAGCGCCTGGTTGCTTTGCAGGATGCCCA
Protein-coding sequences here:
- a CDS encoding NAD(P)H-dependent oxidoreductase; the encoded protein is MAHIALISASVRTGRKSHRVALHLQRTIEQSGHTVDMLDLLAFNFPLFDERIKNMKEPAASVVDFAERIRKADGVVIVTPEYNGSAPASLKNVLDLLTDDWAKKPIAISTVSGGAFGGMQCITSLVFALWKIKGWVVPAMLPVPKVQEAFGEDGTPADPEGWAKRTKAFMDELLWAIEAKKRMQA